The following proteins come from a genomic window of Corallococcus sp. NCRR:
- the scpB gene encoding SMC-Scp complex subunit ScpB: MTTGNGPDDGDETPAPGTPGGPGQFSEEEIASVTGPGPDDAELDGVEAAAIEEGSDEDDNVPDLQSSFEKLVAKSRNLSPDRIRTVLESVLFVAERPLNVDELYQATGIPREPILQALDQLSGIHREGISGVVLYEVAGGWQFRTDPHSAEYVRRYLRVKPQRLTRAAVETLAIIAYRQPVTRPELEDIRGVDCGAVLKALMDRKLVKILGKREEVGRPILYGTTREFLEFFALKDLSALPTLREFHELTQEHREIVEKEAAPPAPKAEGTVAALSDPNFTKRMEKNEAASEAALEELEEAMAAAERSQKVSASILESPPSPEKGDSEGPKPE; the protein is encoded by the coding sequence GTGACTACCGGTAACGGTCCCGACGACGGTGACGAGACGCCCGCCCCCGGCACGCCCGGCGGCCCCGGACAGTTCTCCGAGGAGGAGATCGCATCCGTCACCGGCCCCGGCCCCGACGACGCGGAGCTGGACGGGGTGGAGGCTGCCGCCATCGAGGAGGGCTCGGACGAAGACGACAACGTCCCGGACCTCCAGTCCTCTTTCGAGAAGCTGGTCGCCAAGAGCCGCAACCTCTCCCCGGACCGCATCCGCACGGTGCTGGAGAGCGTGCTCTTCGTCGCCGAGCGCCCCCTGAACGTGGACGAGCTCTACCAGGCCACCGGCATCCCCCGGGAGCCCATCCTCCAGGCGTTGGATCAGCTCTCCGGCATCCACCGCGAGGGCATCAGCGGCGTCGTCCTCTACGAGGTGGCGGGCGGGTGGCAGTTCCGCACGGACCCCCACTCGGCGGAGTATGTCCGGCGCTACCTCCGGGTGAAGCCGCAGCGGCTCACCCGCGCGGCCGTGGAGACGCTGGCCATCATCGCGTACCGGCAGCCCGTCACCCGCCCGGAGCTGGAGGACATCCGCGGCGTGGACTGCGGCGCGGTGCTCAAGGCGCTGATGGACCGCAAGCTGGTGAAAATCCTGGGGAAGCGGGAAGAAGTCGGCCGCCCCATCCTTTATGGAACCACGCGCGAGTTCCTGGAGTTCTTCGCGCTGAAGGACCTCTCCGCGCTGCCCACGCTCCGTGAATTCCATGAATTGACCCAGGAGCACCGGGAAATCGTGGAGAAGGAGGCGGCGCCCCCGGCTCCGAAGGCGGAGGGGACGGTGGCGGCGCTGTCGGACCCGAACTTCACGAAGCGGATGGAGAAGAACGAGGCGGCCAGCGAGGCCGCCCTGGAGGAGCTGGAGGAGGCCATGGCCGCCGCGGAGCGGAGCCAGAAGGTCAGCGCCAGCATCCTGGAAAGCCCCCCTTCGCCCGAGAAGGGTGATAGCGAGGGGCCCAAGCCCGAGTGA
- a CDS encoding segregation and condensation protein A has protein sequence MPRTPGDAFRVALPNFEGPLDLLLHLIKEHRVDIFDIPLALITAKYLEYLERMRELNLDIAGEFLVMASTLAHLKSRMLLPRQDAAQVPEGADVLAAVEEAQDPRAELVRRLLEYQKYKEAAEHLAMQDILDRDVFARKVPVEAVPIPEDEVGLQEISVLKLVEALDRVLERLTPKVQHEVVLERVSLSEAILRVAERVKKDGQVVFEALFTEAATRQEVVITFIAMLEMVKRRLIKVFQEEPLGPIQVTPNGDALEKLIPTEVDESDYR, from the coding sequence TTGCCGCGCACGCCCGGAGATGCCTTCCGGGTGGCGCTGCCCAACTTCGAGGGTCCCCTGGACCTGCTGCTCCATCTCATCAAGGAGCACCGGGTCGACATCTTCGACATCCCGCTGGCGCTGATCACGGCCAAGTACCTCGAGTACCTGGAGCGGATGCGGGAGCTGAACCTGGACATCGCCGGCGAGTTCCTGGTGATGGCCTCCACGCTCGCCCACCTGAAGAGCCGCATGCTCCTGCCCCGGCAGGACGCCGCCCAGGTCCCGGAAGGGGCGGACGTGCTCGCGGCGGTGGAGGAGGCGCAGGACCCTCGCGCGGAGCTGGTGCGCAGGCTCCTGGAGTACCAGAAGTACAAGGAGGCCGCGGAGCACCTGGCCATGCAGGACATCCTGGACCGGGACGTGTTCGCCCGGAAGGTGCCCGTGGAGGCGGTCCCCATCCCCGAGGACGAGGTGGGGCTCCAGGAGATTTCCGTCCTGAAGCTGGTGGAGGCGCTCGACCGGGTCCTCGAGCGGCTGACGCCCAAGGTGCAGCACGAGGTGGTGCTGGAGCGCGTCAGCCTGTCCGAGGCCATCCTCCGGGTGGCGGAGCGCGTGAAGAAGGACGGGCAGGTGGTGTTCGAGGCGCTGTTCACGGAGGCGGCCACGCGCCAGGAGGTGGTCATCACCTTCATCGCCATGCTGGAGATGGTGAAGCGCCGCCTCATCAAGGTCTTCCAGGAGGAGCCCCTGGGCCCCATCCAGGTGACGCCCAACGGGGACGCGCTGGAGAAGCTCATCCCCACGGAGGTCGACGAGAGTGACTACCGGTAA
- the trpS gene encoding tryptophan--tRNA ligase has translation MRILSGVQSSGRLHIGNYYGAMRQFVQLQDQGEAYYFIANYHALTTVRDPKLALDLTRDAALTYLSLGLDPKKAVLFRQSDVKEVLELNWILGTVVPQAHLERAHSYKDKVAKGISADFGLYAYPVLMSADILLYSADQVPVGKDQIQHIEFARDWAVKFNTQYVPGYDPADPEGKERGHAPGILKLPAAFVQENAATVPGIDGQKMSKSYGNTLELFGEEKDIKKRIMSIKTDSTPVDAPKPTTDAPLYDLLKLMLPPGEFSDVDASWKAGGKGYGDFKKKLLDAFHVTFGPARQRRQELLNDPGELERILKDGADRARAEATRLMDQVRRAVGIP, from the coding sequence ATGCGGATTCTCTCAGGCGTCCAGTCGTCCGGAAGGCTGCACATCGGCAACTATTACGGGGCGATGCGGCAGTTCGTGCAGCTCCAGGACCAGGGCGAGGCCTACTACTTCATCGCCAACTACCACGCGCTCACCACCGTGAGGGATCCCAAGCTCGCGCTGGATCTGACGCGCGACGCGGCGCTCACGTACCTGTCGCTGGGCCTGGATCCGAAGAAGGCCGTCCTCTTCCGCCAGAGCGACGTGAAGGAGGTCCTAGAGCTCAACTGGATCCTCGGCACCGTGGTGCCCCAGGCCCACCTGGAGCGCGCCCACAGCTACAAGGACAAGGTCGCCAAGGGCATCAGCGCGGACTTCGGCCTCTACGCGTACCCCGTCCTGATGTCCGCGGACATCCTGCTCTACAGCGCGGATCAGGTCCCGGTGGGCAAGGACCAGATCCAACACATCGAGTTCGCGCGCGACTGGGCCGTGAAGTTCAACACCCAGTACGTCCCCGGCTACGACCCGGCGGATCCGGAAGGCAAGGAGCGGGGCCACGCGCCCGGCATCCTCAAGCTCCCTGCCGCCTTCGTGCAGGAGAACGCCGCCACGGTGCCCGGCATCGACGGACAGAAGATGTCCAAGTCGTACGGCAACACGCTGGAGCTGTTCGGCGAGGAGAAGGACATCAAGAAGCGCATCATGTCCATCAAGACGGACTCCACGCCCGTGGACGCGCCCAAGCCCACCACGGACGCGCCGCTCTATGACCTGCTCAAGCTGATGCTCCCGCCCGGTGAGTTCTCCGACGTGGACGCGTCCTGGAAGGCAGGCGGCAAGGGCTACGGCGACTTCAAGAAGAAGCTCCTGGACGCCTTCCACGTCACCTTCGGCCCCGCGCGCCAGCGCCGCCAGGAGCTGCTCAACGACCCGGGTGAGTTGGAGCGCATCCTCAAGGACGGCGCCGACCGCGCCCGGGCCGAAGCCACCCGTTTGATGGACCAGGTGAGACGGGCCGTGGGAATCCCCTGA
- a CDS encoding DUF4388 domain-containing protein → MEAFTGNLASYRLQLVLPPLFATPGVEGTLRVERGAVRREFYLRDGHLVGVASTDPREHLAQVLVNLRILDAPRAAAAFEASEGANLPYGTFLVQRCFVELSQLTEAMEHKAREALFDCYAWESGEVEFTPGLPLSGRAVGLRLPLSTLHRDAVARVQEWAQFRDIFPRLDTTFRVFREFAVETFSEEEDVLLDLAAGGATLGELLASAREAPLFAARWVLHLYRRGALAPHRSTGLTVGESTEFTELLALVRAFLSSRKYDLAVALAAQVLERGPVPEAHALYREAEVGLTLALSDALFALDGRLVFEPIPRPAPPDLTADDLYLYSKLRGSRSIRQALRTAAMGELAASRSVDRLRAAGLIRVAPLAPGAPEPGPRRTTTDPYGLNLGDMSGN, encoded by the coding sequence ATGGAAGCGTTCACAGGAAACCTGGCCAGCTACCGGCTCCAGTTGGTGTTGCCCCCGCTGTTCGCGACGCCTGGGGTGGAGGGGACGCTGCGGGTGGAGCGGGGCGCGGTGCGCCGGGAGTTCTACCTGCGGGACGGGCACCTGGTGGGGGTGGCCTCCACGGATCCGAGGGAGCACCTGGCGCAGGTGCTGGTGAACCTGCGCATCCTGGACGCGCCCCGCGCGGCGGCGGCGTTCGAGGCGTCGGAAGGGGCCAACCTGCCCTACGGCACGTTCCTGGTGCAGCGCTGCTTCGTGGAGCTGTCGCAGCTGACGGAGGCGATGGAGCACAAGGCGCGCGAGGCGCTGTTCGACTGCTACGCCTGGGAGTCGGGCGAGGTGGAGTTCACGCCAGGGCTGCCGCTGTCCGGGCGGGCGGTGGGCCTGCGGCTGCCGTTGAGCACGCTGCACCGGGATGCGGTGGCGCGGGTGCAGGAGTGGGCGCAGTTCCGGGACATCTTCCCCCGCCTGGACACCACGTTCCGGGTGTTCCGCGAGTTCGCGGTGGAGACCTTCTCCGAGGAGGAGGACGTGCTCCTGGACCTGGCGGCCGGAGGCGCGACGCTGGGCGAATTGCTGGCGAGCGCGAGGGAGGCGCCCTTGTTCGCGGCGCGCTGGGTGCTGCACCTGTACCGGCGCGGAGCCCTGGCGCCGCACCGGTCGACGGGCCTCACGGTGGGCGAGTCCACGGAGTTCACGGAGCTGCTGGCGCTGGTGCGCGCGTTCCTGTCGTCGCGCAAGTACGACCTGGCGGTGGCGCTGGCGGCGCAGGTGCTGGAGCGAGGGCCGGTGCCGGAGGCGCACGCGCTGTACCGCGAGGCGGAGGTGGGGCTGACGCTGGCGTTGAGTGACGCGCTGTTCGCGTTGGACGGGAGGCTGGTGTTCGAGCCCATCCCCCGCCCTGCCCCGCCGGACCTGACGGCGGACGACCTGTATCTCTATTCCAAGCTGAGGGGCAGCCGGAGCATCCGGCAGGCCCTGCGCACGGCGGCGATGGGAGAGCTGGCCGCGTCACGCTCCGTGGATCGACTGAGGGCCGCGGGGTTGATCCGCGTGGCGCCGCTGGCGCCCGGTGCCCCGGAGCCCGGGCCCAGGCGCACGACGACGGATCCGTATGGTTTGAATCTGGGGGACATGAGCGGAAACTGA